A section of the Bryobacteraceae bacterium genome encodes:
- the pulE gene encoding type II secretion system ATPase PulE produces the protein MAANGAKPMTPEQEMEQARRLAERYRCEFVDLKAARIDSELFKSIPVDLMFRYNFVPLAATNGELEIALADPRHLNLIDELSILLRKKLRVKVAALSQIADLLKKTEQSQRVLEEITEGFALDVVGEEESADETLSIEKLTAQDADIAPVIKLVDTTIFNALERRASDIHIETRDTEVAIKYRIDGVLHYAMPPIAKDWHSMIISRIKVMSELDIAERRIPQDGRFRVRYKNRLIDFRVSIMPTIHGEDAVLRVLDKESMSEKFARLTLDVVGFSERDLVRFRRYIKEPYGMVLVTGPTGSGKTTTLYAALSEIKNDEDKIITIEDPVEYQIKGITQIPVNEKKGLTFARGLRSILRHDPDKIMVGEIRDQETAQIAINAALTGHLVFTTVHANNVLDVIGRFLNMGVEPYNFVSALNCILAQRLVRVICEHCKHQVRYDDAFLVESGLNPEEWREVPMWEGSGCFECGGTGFRGRTAIHELLDLSERIRELILEKRPATEIKRAAREEGMTFLRESALEKVRAGITTLREINKVTFIEG, from the coding sequence ATGGCTGCCAATGGCGCAAAACCGATGACTCCCGAACAGGAGATGGAGCAGGCGCGGCGGCTGGCCGAGCGCTACCGCTGCGAGTTCGTCGACCTGAAGGCGGCGCGGATCGACAGCGAGCTGTTCAAGTCGATCCCCGTGGATCTGATGTTCCGCTACAACTTTGTGCCGCTGGCGGCAACCAACGGCGAGCTTGAGATCGCGCTGGCTGACCCGCGCCATCTGAACCTGATCGACGAGCTGTCGATTCTGTTGCGCAAGAAGCTCCGGGTGAAGGTGGCCGCGCTCAGCCAGATCGCCGATCTGCTGAAGAAGACCGAGCAATCGCAGCGCGTGCTCGAAGAGATCACTGAAGGCTTCGCTCTCGACGTGGTGGGCGAAGAAGAAAGCGCCGACGAGACGCTGTCCATCGAGAAACTCACCGCGCAGGACGCCGACATTGCGCCGGTGATCAAGCTGGTGGACACGACCATTTTCAACGCGCTCGAGCGGCGCGCCTCCGACATTCACATCGAAACGCGCGACACCGAAGTGGCCATCAAGTACCGCATCGACGGCGTGCTGCACTACGCCATGCCCCCGATCGCGAAGGACTGGCACTCGATGATCATTTCGCGCATCAAGGTGATGAGCGAGCTCGACATCGCCGAGCGCCGCATCCCGCAGGACGGCCGCTTCCGCGTGCGTTACAAGAACCGGCTGATCGACTTCCGCGTCTCGATCATGCCCACGATTCACGGCGAGGACGCGGTGCTGCGCGTGCTCGACAAGGAGTCGATGAGCGAAAAGTTCGCCCGGCTCACGCTCGACGTGGTCGGTTTCAGCGAGCGCGATCTGGTCCGCTTCCGCCGCTACATCAAGGAGCCCTACGGGATGGTGCTGGTCACCGGGCCCACCGGCTCGGGCAAGACCACCACGCTCTATGCCGCGCTCAGCGAGATCAAGAACGACGAGGACAAGATCATCACCATCGAGGACCCGGTCGAGTATCAGATCAAGGGGATCACGCAGATCCCGGTGAACGAGAAAAAGGGCCTGACGTTTGCCCGCGGGCTGCGCTCCATCCTGCGCCACGACCCCGACAAGATCATGGTGGGCGAGATCCGCGACCAGGAGACGGCGCAGATCGCCATCAACGCTGCCCTCACCGGCCACCTCGTCTTCACCACCGTCCACGCCAACAACGTGCTTGACGTGATCGGCCGCTTCCTCAACATGGGCGTCGAGCCGTACAACTTCGTCAGCGCGCTCAACTGCATTCTGGCGCAGCGGCTGGTGCGGGTCATCTGCGAGCACTGCAAGCATCAGGTGCGTTACGACGACGCTTTCCTTGTCGAAAGCGGCCTGAACCCCGAGGAATGGCGGGAGGTGCCGATGTGGGAGGGCTCGGGCTGCTTCGAGTGCGGCGGCACCGGCTTCCGCGGCCGCACCGCCATCCACGAGCTGCTCGACCTGAGCGAGCGCATCCGCGAGCTGATACTTGAGAAACGCCCGGCGACGGAGATCAAGCGCGCCGCGCGGGAGGAGGGCATGACGTTCCTGCGCGAGTCGGCGCTCGAAAAGGTCCGCGCCGGCATCACCACGCTGCGCGAGATCAACAAGGTGACCTTTATCGAGGGCTGA
- the pulF gene encoding type II secretion system protein: MPQYALKYADARGEIRQEVVEAASEQEARERLAQQGYLVYSVRPRVGLSLVPAAGKKRKLDLEKFLIFNQQFITLFRAGLPILKCLDLLADRLTDSKLGPVVAEIRDDVRKGSLLSEAFARQQMFPPIYVTSIMAGERSGALGEVLERYLAYQRLALAVRKKILLSLIYPSVLVLLVIGLVVFLVTFVVPRFAELYSTTNAPLPAPTRLLITVGLAAEKFIVAGAVALALVIAGLRYYLRTDAGRAVADRLKVRTPLLGEIWLKYQVAQLARLLATLLSGGIPLVQGMETASQSVGSPLLRGALAEAQKRVKEGQSLSGALASTGLIPGLAIDMIEVGESTGALPQMLNSVAEFYEDDVNTRMQAALSLIEPAIMIFMGLFVAFVLVSLYLPIFSLADAMK; this comes from the coding sequence ATGCCCCAGTATGCGCTCAAATATGCGGATGCCCGTGGCGAGATCCGCCAGGAGGTGGTGGAAGCCGCCAGCGAGCAGGAAGCGCGCGAGCGGCTCGCTCAGCAGGGCTACCTCGTTTACTCGGTGCGCCCGCGCGTGGGGCTGAGCCTGGTCCCGGCGGCAGGCAAGAAACGGAAACTCGACCTAGAGAAGTTCCTGATCTTCAATCAGCAGTTCATCACGCTGTTCCGCGCCGGGCTGCCAATCCTGAAATGTCTCGACCTGTTGGCCGACCGGCTGACGGATTCGAAGCTCGGTCCGGTGGTCGCCGAGATCCGCGACGACGTCAGGAAAGGCTCGCTGTTGAGCGAGGCCTTCGCGCGGCAGCAGATGTTCCCGCCGATTTACGTCACCTCGATCATGGCAGGCGAGCGCAGCGGCGCGCTCGGCGAAGTGCTGGAGCGCTATCTGGCTTATCAGCGGCTGGCGCTGGCGGTGAGGAAGAAGATCCTGCTGTCGCTGATCTATCCGAGCGTGCTGGTGCTGCTGGTGATCGGGCTGGTGGTGTTTCTGGTAACGTTCGTCGTGCCGCGCTTTGCCGAGCTGTATTCGACGACGAACGCTCCGCTGCCGGCGCCGACGCGCCTGCTGATCACGGTGGGGCTGGCGGCCGAGAAGTTCATTGTGGCCGGCGCGGTGGCGCTGGCGCTTGTCATCGCCGGCCTCCGTTACTACCTGCGAACGGACGCGGGCCGCGCGGTGGCGGACCGGCTGAAGGTGCGCACGCCGTTGCTCGGCGAAATCTGGCTCAAGTACCAGGTGGCGCAACTGGCGCGGCTGCTGGCGACGCTGCTGTCGGGCGGCATTCCGCTGGTGCAGGGCATGGAGACGGCGTCGCAGTCGGTCGGCAGCCCGCTGCTTCGCGGGGCGCTGGCCGAGGCGCAGAAGCGGGTGAAAGAGGGGCAGTCGCTGTCGGGCGCGCTGGCCTCGACCGGGCTGATTCCGGGGCTGGCGATCGACATGATCGAGGTGGGCGAGAGCACCGGCGCGCTGCCGCAGATGCTGAACAGCGTGGCCGAGTTTTACGAAGACGACGTCAACACGCGCATGCAGGCGGCGCTTTCGCTGATCGAGCCGGCCATCATGATCTTCATGGGCCTGTTCGTGGCGTTCGTGCTTGTCTCGCTATACCTGCCGATCTTCTCGCTGGCCGACGCGATGAAATAG
- the purB gene encoding adenylosuccinate lyase: MIARYTRPEMGRIWSDHNKFQQWLEVELATAEVLADRGEIPAEAARLLREHATFRVERIQEIEREVRHDVIAFTTCVAESLRVKGFAEASRWLHYGLTSNDVVDTAQALQLRQAARLILDGLDRLLEVLRRRAFEFRDTLAIGRTHGVHAEPITFGLKLALWYDEGRRARHRIEAAAEDLRVGKLSGAVGNLAHLSPEAEEAICAKLGLKVAPIASQVISRDRHAAFVSALALACALCEKIALEIRHLQRTEVREAEEPFAEGAQKGSSAMPHKRNPVVSEQICGLARVVRANLQAAFENIALWHERDISHSSVERIILPDSCILTDYLLAKTVWLVDGMQVFPERMLRNLELTRGLVFSGQLLLDLTAAGMLREDAYRLVQGEAMKAWREEGDFRAAIESNPEVRKYLSPEQIAHAFSPERQLRHVRAIFRRVFGTEG, encoded by the coding sequence ATGATCGCACGCTACACACGCCCTGAGATGGGGCGCATCTGGAGTGATCACAACAAGTTCCAACAGTGGCTGGAGGTCGAGCTGGCCACGGCCGAAGTGTTGGCCGACCGCGGCGAGATCCCTGCCGAGGCGGCACGTCTGCTTCGCGAGCACGCCACGTTCCGTGTAGAACGGATCCAGGAAATCGAGCGCGAAGTCCGCCATGATGTCATCGCATTTACTACTTGCGTAGCGGAAAGTTTAAGGGTCAAGGGGTTTGCTGAGGCGTCCCGCTGGCTTCATTACGGTCTCACCTCGAACGATGTAGTAGATACGGCGCAGGCTCTGCAATTGCGACAGGCGGCGCGTCTGATCCTCGATGGACTCGACCGCCTGCTCGAAGTTCTCCGTCGGCGCGCCTTCGAGTTTCGGGACACCTTGGCTATCGGGCGCACGCATGGCGTCCACGCCGAACCGATCACGTTTGGTCTGAAGCTGGCTCTCTGGTACGACGAAGGCCGGCGGGCGCGGCACCGGATTGAGGCGGCGGCGGAGGACCTGCGTGTCGGCAAACTCTCCGGGGCCGTGGGCAACCTGGCCCATCTTTCACCGGAAGCCGAAGAGGCGATCTGCGCAAAGCTGGGCCTGAAGGTGGCGCCGATTGCCAGCCAGGTCATCTCGCGCGACCGCCACGCCGCCTTTGTCAGCGCGCTCGCCCTGGCCTGCGCCCTGTGTGAGAAGATCGCGCTTGAAATCCGGCACCTGCAAAGGACCGAGGTGCGAGAGGCGGAGGAGCCATTTGCAGAGGGCGCCCAGAAGGGTTCAAGCGCCATGCCTCACAAGCGCAACCCGGTGGTGAGCGAGCAGATCTGTGGCCTCGCGCGGGTGGTGCGCGCCAACCTCCAGGCGGCGTTTGAAAATATCGCCCTCTGGCACGAACGGGACATCTCGCATTCCAGCGTCGAGCGGATCATTCTGCCCGATTCGTGCATCCTCACGGACTACCTCTTAGCAAAGACCGTCTGGCTGGTGGACGGAATGCAGGTCTTTCCGGAGCGGATGCTGCGCAACCTCGAGCTGACCCGCGGGCTGGTCTTTTCCGGCCAGCTGCTGCTGGATCTGACGGCGGCGGGAATGCTGCGGGAGGACGCCTACCGGCTGGTGCAGGGCGAGGCGATGAAGGCCTGGCGGGAAGAGGGCGATTTCCGGGCGGCGATCGAGTCCAACCCGGAAGTCCGCAAGTATCTCAGTCCGGAGCAGATCGCCCACGCCTTTTCGCCGGAACGCCAGCTCCGCCATGTGCGCGCCATTTTTCGGCGGGTTTTCGGAACGGAAGGCTGA